One genomic segment of Misgurnus anguillicaudatus chromosome 23, ASM2758022v2, whole genome shotgun sequence includes these proteins:
- the LOC129454160 gene encoding uncharacterized protein, with amino-acid sequence MLMLVKEELEKMTDPQPCRIKDEDTEEQIEMMEVKEESQAEVDEKHQIVKSNHTVSQKETLKTEDIKSENSSSEDERPADHSEEKPFTCQQCGKSFRRKAHLNTHMRIHTGEKPFTCHHCKKSFTTASNLKKHLRIHTGEKPYTCQECGKSFTFQTSLKVHMRIHTGEKPHLCHHCEKSFRTASKLKTHMMTHTGEKPYTCQQCGKSFSIERDLKIHTRIHTGEKPFTCHECEKCFRRKSILTAHMTIHKGEKPYACFQCEWCFSMECQLKRHMMIHSEKKPHACLQCEKSFIQKRGLEAHMRSHTGEKPYICLQCEKSFSLKFHLKRHMMIHSEKKPHACLQCEKSFIEKRGLVIHMRSHTGEKPYICLQCEKSFTSEGNLKTHVKIHTR; translated from the coding sequence AAATGATGGAAGTGAAAGAGGAGAGTCAAGCTGAAGTGGATGAGAAACATCAGATTGTAAAAAGCAACCATACTGtttcacagaaagaaactctgaaGACAGAAGACATAAAGTCTGAAAATAGTTCCAGTGAAGATGAACGCCCTGCAGATCACAGTGAGgagaaacctttcacatgtcaacagtgtggaaagagtttcagaagaAAAGCTCACCTTAACACacacatgaggattcacactggagagaaaccattcaCATGCCATCACTGtaaaaagagttttacaactgCATCTAACCTTAAGAAACAtttgagaattcacactggagagaaaccttacacttgtcaagagtgtggaaagagtttcacctTTCAAACAAGCCTTAAAGTacacatgaggattcacaccggagagaaaccacATCTGTGCCATcactgtgaaaagagttttagaACAGCAAGTAAACTTAAGACACACATGATgactcacactggagagaaaccttacacttgtcaacagtgtggaaagagtttctctATTGAAAGAGACCTTAAGATACAcacaagaattcacactggagagaaaccattcaCATGCCATGAGTGTGAAAAATGTTTCAGAAGGAAGAGTATTCTTACAGCACACATGACAATTCACAAAGGAGAGAAACCATATGCGTGTTTTCAGTGTGAATGGTGTTTCAGTATGGAGTGTCAACTTAAGAGACACATGATGATTCACAGCGAAAAGAAACCTCACgcatgtcttcagtgtgaaaagagtttcataCAAAAACGTGGACTTGAGGCTCACATGAGaagtcacactggagagaaaccttacatatgtcttcagtgtgaaaagagtttcagtTTAAAGTTTCACCTTAAGAGACACATGATGATTCACAGTGAAAAGAAACCTCATgcatgtcttcagtgtgaaaagagtttcataGAAAAACGTGGACTTGTTATTCACATGAGaagtcacactggagagaaaccttacatatgtcttcagtgtgaaaagagttttacaaGTGAAGGTAATCTTAAGACACATGTGAAGATTCACACTCGATAG